The Agromyces atrinae genome window below encodes:
- the pulA gene encoding pullulanase-type alpha-1,6-glucosidase has product MTRIPRRLIAFGTGAVVLASGLAFSALPATAADERVFTLVGDLQTEIGCAADWAPECLESELAPTDVAGVYSADVTLPAGSFNYKVAVNRTWDEAYGLAGENVPLTLAGESTVRVTFDDTTKRIGLQPLDLRGEYTAEDDALIEAPVRQAGADQNFYFVMTDRFDNGDPSNDEAGIEGGRLQSGYDPTDKGFYNGGDIAGLRNRLDYIQGLGTTAIWLTPSFKNRPVQGEGENASAGYHGYWVTDFTQIDPHLGTNEELSALIDEAHAKGIKVYFDIITNHTADVIANEQGQYSYIEKKDAPYKDADGNEFDPADYAGTDTFPALDPATSFPYTPKVQEADVDLKVPAWLNDTTLYHNRGDSIWSGESETYGDFSGLDDLMTEHPTVVDGFVDVFQDWVDFGIDGFRIDTVKHVNFEFWEKWTTEVLDYAHAQGKDDFFMFGEVYSADQKILSPYVRKTDMNSVLDFAFQDGAVGYATGNSARGLQSLFAGDDYFTTPESSSTALPTFLGNHDMGRVGYFANNTANPLERDELAHELLYLTRGQPVIYYGDEQGFAGVGDGKDKNSRQTLFGTQVTEYAEQKLVTGEVIGTEDRFDTDAPLYTHIAELAALRAAHPALAQGAQIQRYAEDGAGVYAFSRVDRDEKVEYLVALNNSTDEKTIDLTTLTADASYAPLYGSDTGISSDASAAASVTVPALGAVVYRADGTVTAPEAAAPITLTAPVAGAKLEDASPVSADIDENVWTETSFSYRVVGDDEWQPLGTAESGQPRVFHDAASLPKGALVEYRAVTTDAAGNHSAASTYGSVGFAVTTTEIEEPETEITMVSVPGNHNVAMGCAADWLPACEAAKLTKNEDGIYVGTFDIPAGSYEYKVAINGTWDLAYGANGDSTGGAKNITYTHTGGPITFYWDPVTKLAQNTAQAPIVTLAGSFQKQLGCSADWKPSCFGTSMHDTDGDGVYEFATEKLAAGNYEVKVTHGLSWDENYGQNGVRGGDNIAFSASEGKQVVFRYTLATHVLEIEVSDPPLAGTGTLQAQWIDESTLAWPTTLLGDAAATDASWQLFHSADAGLAVSDGAVTGGESIDLAYDAAGFTPEQLATFPALSTGYVVLRPTGLDREAVADLVTEQLHVAQTTGDALTAFTGVQLPGVLDSLYAGALADRTLGIDWASGSPSFTLWAPTAQTASLLTWPADGSGEPTRVDAEWDAAAGTWTASPDAIVENAQYLWEVDVYAHSTGKIETNAVTDPYSIALTTNSTRSIAVDLDSAAWAPELWENTVAPVVEKQVDRSIYELHVRDFSIGDETVPAEERGTYRAFTRDSAGTAQLRELAAAGINTVHLLPTFDLATIEEDRSAQKTPDCDLASFGPASEEQQACVAAVADEDGYNWGYDPYHFQTPEGSYAVDPEGGARVEEFREMVGALHATGLQVVLDQVYNHTTSSGQAETSVLDKVVPGYYQRLNAIGTVETSTCCQNVATEHKAAEKLMVDSVVLWAREYKVDGFRFDLMGHHSKANMLAVRAALDELTLEKDGVDGESIFLYGEGWNFGEVADGALFEQASQGNLGGTSIGTFSDRLRDAVHGGSPVAGETKFQQGFGTGLATDPNGAPINGTPEQALADLRHQTDLVKLGLAGNLAEYQLPTSDGAVTPGAEIDYRGAAAGYATHPDEIITYVDAHDNETLFDHGVLKLPADTTMADRVRMNTLSLATATLSQTPSFWHAGTELLRSKSLDRNSYNSGDWFNRIDWTGQESTFGSGLPPKADNGDHWAAMKPLLENAANKPQAADIAAAEAGALDLLRLRSSIDLLRLGSAELIEQKVSFPNSGPDATPGVIVMSIDDLVGDDVDPALDGALVVFNASTEETTQTVSALAGRDFALSDVQAKGADAVVKSSAWATETGAVTVPARTVAVFVETQTTEPGEPGEPGEPGEPGEPGEPGEPGEPGVGDARVTLSAGTVRPGDSLTVSGTGFGANELVQVWLESTPRLLVAQAADANGALTVTVTIPNDTASGDHHIRLTGLDSERSASAALVVLGPLGVTGVQLGLAIWLALALLGAGAVLAAPRLRRRRVMAE; this is encoded by the coding sequence ATGACGCGGATCCCCCGCCGCTTGATCGCATTCGGGACGGGAGCCGTCGTGCTCGCGTCCGGGCTCGCGTTCTCCGCCCTACCTGCGACCGCAGCCGACGAGCGGGTCTTCACCCTCGTCGGCGATCTGCAGACCGAGATCGGCTGTGCAGCCGACTGGGCACCCGAGTGCCTCGAGTCTGAGCTCGCACCGACCGACGTCGCCGGCGTGTACTCGGCCGACGTCACGCTCCCGGCGGGCTCGTTCAACTACAAGGTCGCGGTCAACCGCACGTGGGACGAGGCGTACGGCCTCGCGGGCGAGAACGTCCCGCTTACTCTCGCGGGCGAGAGCACGGTGCGCGTCACCTTCGACGACACGACCAAGCGCATCGGCCTCCAGCCGCTCGACCTCCGCGGCGAGTACACGGCCGAGGACGACGCGCTCATCGAGGCCCCGGTCCGTCAGGCCGGCGCCGACCAGAACTTCTACTTCGTCATGACCGACCGCTTCGACAACGGCGACCCGTCGAACGACGAGGCCGGCATCGAGGGCGGCCGCCTGCAGAGCGGGTACGACCCGACCGACAAGGGCTTCTACAACGGTGGCGACATCGCGGGCCTCCGCAACCGACTCGACTACATCCAGGGCCTCGGCACGACGGCGATCTGGCTGACCCCGAGCTTCAAGAACCGCCCCGTCCAGGGCGAGGGCGAGAACGCGTCGGCGGGCTACCACGGCTACTGGGTCACCGACTTCACGCAGATCGACCCGCACCTCGGCACCAACGAGGAGCTCTCGGCCCTCATCGACGAGGCGCACGCCAAGGGCATCAAGGTCTACTTCGACATCATCACGAACCACACGGCCGACGTCATCGCGAACGAGCAGGGCCAGTACTCGTACATCGAGAAGAAGGACGCCCCCTACAAGGACGCCGACGGCAACGAGTTCGACCCCGCCGACTACGCGGGAACCGACACCTTCCCGGCGCTCGACCCGGCGACGAGCTTCCCCTACACCCCGAAGGTGCAGGAGGCGGATGTCGACCTCAAGGTTCCGGCCTGGCTCAACGACACCACGCTGTACCACAACCGCGGCGATTCGATCTGGTCGGGTGAGTCCGAGACCTACGGCGACTTCAGCGGTCTCGACGACCTCATGACCGAGCACCCGACGGTCGTCGACGGATTCGTCGACGTCTTCCAGGACTGGGTCGACTTCGGCATCGACGGCTTCCGCATCGACACCGTCAAGCACGTGAACTTCGAGTTCTGGGAGAAGTGGACCACCGAGGTCCTCGACTACGCCCACGCTCAGGGCAAGGACGACTTCTTCATGTTCGGCGAGGTCTACAGTGCCGACCAGAAGATCCTCTCGCCGTACGTGCGGAAGACCGACATGAACTCGGTGCTCGACTTCGCCTTCCAGGACGGCGCCGTCGGCTACGCGACCGGCAACTCGGCCCGCGGCCTCCAGTCGCTCTTCGCGGGCGACGACTACTTCACGACGCCCGAGAGCTCGTCGACCGCGCTGCCGACCTTCCTCGGCAACCACGACATGGGCCGCGTCGGCTACTTCGCGAACAACACGGCGAACCCGCTCGAGCGCGACGAGCTCGCCCACGAACTGCTCTACCTCACGCGCGGACAGCCGGTCATCTACTACGGCGACGAGCAGGGCTTCGCGGGTGTCGGCGACGGAAAGGACAAGAACTCCCGTCAGACGCTCTTCGGCACGCAGGTCACCGAGTACGCCGAGCAGAAGCTCGTCACGGGCGAGGTCATCGGCACCGAGGACCGCTTCGACACCGATGCGCCGCTCTACACGCACATCGCCGAGCTCGCCGCACTGCGCGCAGCGCACCCCGCGCTCGCGCAGGGCGCCCAGATCCAGCGCTACGCCGAAGACGGCGCGGGCGTCTACGCCTTCTCGCGTGTCGACCGCGATGAGAAGGTCGAATACCTCGTCGCCCTCAACAACTCGACCGACGAGAAGACGATCGACCTCACGACGCTCACGGCGGACGCCTCCTACGCCCCTCTCTACGGCAGCGACACCGGCATCTCGAGTGACGCCTCGGCCGCGGCATCCGTCACCGTGCCGGCTCTCGGAGCGGTCGTCTACCGCGCCGACGGCACCGTGACCGCCCCGGAGGCGGCCGCGCCGATCACGCTCACGGCCCCGGTCGCGGGCGCGAAGCTCGAGGACGCGTCGCCCGTCTCGGCCGACATCGACGAGAATGTGTGGACCGAGACGAGCTTCTCGTACCGCGTCGTCGGTGACGACGAGTGGCAGCCCCTCGGCACCGCCGAGTCGGGCCAGCCGCGCGTCTTCCACGACGCCGCCTCCCTCCCGAAGGGCGCGCTCGTGGAGTACCGCGCCGTGACGACGGATGCCGCGGGCAACCACAGCGCCGCATCGACGTACGGCTCGGTCGGCTTCGCCGTGACCACGACCGAGATCGAGGAGCCCGAGACCGAGATCACGATGGTCTCCGTGCCCGGAAACCACAACGTCGCGATGGGCTGCGCCGCCGACTGGCTGCCCGCCTGCGAGGCCGCGAAGCTCACGAAGAACGAGGACGGCATCTACGTCGGCACGTTCGACATCCCCGCCGGTTCGTACGAGTACAAGGTCGCCATCAACGGCACCTGGGACCTCGCCTACGGCGCGAACGGCGACTCGACGGGCGGTGCGAAGAACATCACGTACACCCACACGGGCGGCCCCATCACCTTCTACTGGGACCCGGTGACGAAGCTCGCGCAGAACACGGCGCAGGCTCCGATCGTGACCCTCGCGGGCAGCTTCCAGAAGCAGCTCGGGTGCAGCGCCGACTGGAAGCCCTCGTGCTTCGGCACGTCGATGCACGACACCGACGGTGACGGCGTCTATGAGTTCGCCACCGAGAAGCTCGCGGCCGGCAACTACGAGGTCAAGGTCACCCACGGTCTCAGCTGGGACGAGAACTACGGCCAGAACGGCGTGCGCGGAGGCGACAACATCGCCTTCTCGGCGAGCGAGGGCAAGCAGGTCGTCTTCCGCTACACCCTCGCGACGCACGTGCTCGAGATCGAGGTCTCCGACCCGCCGCTCGCCGGCACGGGAACCCTGCAGGCCCAGTGGATCGACGAGTCGACCCTCGCGTGGCCGACGACGCTCCTCGGCGACGCCGCGGCGACGGATGCCTCGTGGCAGCTGTTCCACTCGGCCGACGCGGGTCTCGCCGTGAGCGACGGCGCCGTCACGGGTGGTGAGTCGATCGACCTCGCCTACGACGCGGCCGGGTTCACGCCCGAGCAGCTCGCGACGTTCCCCGCGCTCTCGACCGGCTACGTCGTGCTGCGACCCACCGGCCTCGACCGTGAAGCCGTCGCCGACCTCGTCACCGAGCAGCTGCACGTCGCTCAGACGACGGGCGACGCCCTGACCGCCTTCACGGGAGTTCAGCTGCCGGGCGTGCTCGACAGCCTCTACGCGGGTGCCCTCGCCGACCGCACGCTCGGAATCGACTGGGCGTCGGGAAGCCCGAGCTTCACGCTCTGGGCCCCCACGGCGCAGACCGCGTCGCTCCTCACCTGGCCGGCCGACGGCTCGGGCGAGCCGACCCGCGTCGACGCCGAATGGGATGCCGCAGCGGGAACGTGGACCGCGTCCCCCGACGCGATCGTCGAGAACGCCCAGTACCTCTGGGAGGTCGACGTCTACGCCCACTCGACGGGGAAGATCGAGACCAACGCGGTGACCGATCCGTACTCGATCGCCCTCACCACCAACTCGACGCGCTCGATCGCGGTCGACCTCGACTCGGCCGCCTGGGCGCCCGAGCTGTGGGAGAACACGGTCGCACCCGTCGTCGAGAAGCAGGTCGACCGCTCGATCTACGAGCTGCACGTGCGCGACTTCTCGATCGGCGACGAGACCGTCCCCGCCGAGGAACGCGGCACGTACCGGGCGTTCACGCGCGACAGCGCGGGCACCGCTCAGCTCCGTGAACTCGCGGCCGCGGGCATCAACACGGTGCACTTGCTGCCGACGTTCGACCTCGCGACCATCGAGGAGGACCGCTCGGCGCAGAAGACGCCCGATTGCGACCTCGCCTCGTTCGGTCCGGCTTCGGAGGAGCAGCAGGCCTGCGTCGCCGCGGTCGCCGATGAGGACGGCTACAACTGGGGCTACGACCCGTACCACTTCCAGACGCCCGAGGGCTCGTACGCCGTCGACCCCGAGGGTGGGGCACGAGTCGAGGAGTTCCGCGAGATGGTCGGCGCGCTCCACGCGACGGGCCTGCAGGTCGTGCTCGACCAGGTCTACAACCACACGACGTCGTCCGGTCAGGCCGAGACGTCCGTGCTCGACAAGGTCGTGCCCGGGTACTACCAGCGCCTGAACGCGATCGGCACCGTCGAGACCTCGACGTGCTGCCAGAACGTCGCGACCGAGCACAAGGCCGCCGAGAAGCTCATGGTCGACTCGGTCGTGCTGTGGGCTCGCGAGTACAAGGTCGACGGCTTCCGTTTCGACCTGATGGGTCACCACTCGAAGGCGAACATGCTCGCGGTGCGCGCGGCCCTCGACGAGCTCACGCTCGAGAAGGACGGTGTCGACGGAGAGTCGATCTTCCTCTACGGCGAGGGCTGGAACTTCGGTGAGGTCGCCGACGGCGCCCTCTTCGAGCAGGCCTCGCAGGGCAACCTCGGCGGAACGTCGATCGGTACCTTCAGCGACCGTCTCCGCGACGCGGTGCACGGTGGCAGCCCGGTGGCCGGTGAGACGAAGTTCCAGCAGGGCTTCGGAACCGGTCTCGCGACCGATCCGAACGGTGCGCCGATCAATGGCACGCCCGAGCAGGCGCTCGCCGACCTGCGTCACCAGACCGACCTCGTGAAGCTCGGGCTCGCCGGCAACCTCGCCGAGTACCAGCTCCCGACGTCGGACGGCGCGGTCACCCCCGGTGCGGAGATCGACTACCGCGGTGCGGCGGCCGGTTACGCGACGCACCCCGACGAGATCATCACCTACGTCGACGCGCACGACAACGAGACGCTCTTCGATCACGGAGTGCTCAAGCTGCCGGCCGACACGACCATGGCCGACCGGGTCCGCATGAACACGCTGTCGCTCGCGACCGCGACGCTCTCGCAGACGCCGTCGTTCTGGCACGCCGGAACCGAGCTGCTGCGCTCGAAGTCGCTCGATCGCAACAGCTACAACTCGGGCGACTGGTTCAACCGCATCGACTGGACGGGACAGGAGTCGACGTTCGGCTCGGGTCTGCCGCCGAAGGCCGACAACGGCGACCACTGGGCTGCGATGAAGCCGCTGCTCGAGAACGCCGCGAACAAGCCGCAGGCGGCCGACATCGCGGCGGCGGAAGCCGGTGCGCTCGACCTGCTGCGCCTGCGCTCGTCGATCGACCTGCTGCGCCTGGGCTCGGCCGAGCTCATCGAGCAGAAGGTGTCGTTCCCGAACAGCGGACCCGACGCGACTCCCGGCGTCATCGTCATGAGCATCGACGACCTCGTCGGTGACGACGTCGATCCCGCTCTCGACGGTGCGCTCGTGGTGTTCAACGCCTCGACCGAGGAGACCACGCAGACGGTGTCGGCGCTCGCCGGCCGCGACTTCGCGCTCTCCGACGTCCAGGCGAAGGGTGCCGACGCCGTCGTGAAGTCGAGCGCCTGGGCGACCGAGACCGGTGCCGTCACCGTTCCGGCACGCACCGTCGCGGTCTTCGTCGAGACGCAGACGACCGAGCCCGGCGAACCCGGCGAGCCCGGAGAGCCCGGTGAGCCCGGTGAACCTGGAGAGCCCGGAGAGCCCGGTGAGCCCGGCGTCGGCGACGCACGCGTCACGCTCAGCGCGGGAACGGTCCGCCCCGGCGACTCGCTCACCGTGTCGGGAACCGGCTTCGGTGCGAACGAGCTCGTCCAGGTCTGGCTCGAGTCGACCCCGCGTCTGCTCGTGGCTCAGGCGGCCGACGCGAACGGAGCGCTCACGGTCACCGTGACGATCCCGAACGACACGGCGTCGGGCGACCACCACATCCGGCTCACGGGTCTCGACAGTGAGCGCTCGGCGAGTGCCGCACTGGTGGTGCTCGGCCCGCTCGGTGTGACCGGTGTGCAGCTCGGTCTCGCGATCTGGCTCGCACTCGCCCTGCTCGGAGCGGGTGCGGTGCTCGCCGCCCCGCGCCTGCGACGCCGTCGGGTCATGGCCGAGTAG
- a CDS encoding fibronectin type III domain-containing protein, which translates to MSSADPASTTDDVGRSKLTRFLAAVGAALLVSSLAVFIAPAPKAEAAAPGPKDTIAVLFSYTWNAIARECTNTLGPAGYGYVQTSPPQEHVLGQQWWTYYQPVSYKLESRMGTEAQFKQMIDTCNAAGVKVIVDAVINHMSGKTDGGTGWAGSSFQHYNYPGLYSSSDFHSCRRDIASYQNRQEVQECNLVNLSDLNTGSASVQEKIAGYLNKLVDLGAAGFRFDAVKHISKEDMWGIWNRVKNKESLYVVQEVIRANEPIQPEEYIGIGDIHEFAYARKLKEAFGGSSINWLIAGPGIGSTWQGFLQNKDAAVFVDNHDTERNLETLSYRDGASYDLAQIFTLAWNYGSPSIHSGYTFGHPSNETEKDKGPITDGSGKVIDPVQGQGNWTFKHAQNNIKNMVGFRNTTYGTEITNKWDNGGNAIAFGRGAKGYVVINNGSGEVNRTFTTSLPDGEYYNVSEATKSGSTWSGATVVVSGGKFTATVGGKKSLAIHVDAKKGGVIVDPDPVDTQAPTVPTNVKATANGTSITVSWTASTDDKKIAGYTIERTNGTTVKQFESTGTGTSFTDTGLAANTEYSYTVKAFDGTNRSGASSKATAKTGAAPVGGSSTIYYSTEKNWTKYYAHYQVGSGAWTTVPGKELTAACTGWVKGEIDLGTATTWKAAFNNGSGTWDNNGSRDYSLAAGVQAVKGGQISTVDPCPAPEPVTPSVPTGLKATVTDTTITASWTASTGATKYTLVYAGPTGTKTVTTSSTSATITGLTAKTLYGLKVRAANDAGKSSDYSARVNATTTASATLEAPTGLKATVTGTSIAVTWNKTTGASKYVLVYAAPTGTKTLDVTTNSANLTGLAPSTLYGLKVRAANAQGASSPYSVRVNATTGTNGGTTTTPAVPTGLKATVTGTTIAATWNASPGATKYTLTYAAPNGTKTVDVTTTSANLTGLTANTLYGLKVRATNSAGSSADSARVNATTAGTTPQPTTTPTPTPQPTTPPGPGTAVGTDHSVALYKTNPNGQVGKSKTITVDGNPSDWTADMLIAQGVANDDPRIFRGSHEGPVYDPYSLYGAWDAENLYLMWQFTNVTDVVDPAQGYPISDNGKPANGDIPQALAFDVNSRGGDGLEDGEEKGIWGMRYKFDNKEVDHLALFSSKPGVGQPALFSLNANDAFDYEPANVAAFKASGISFAYGDGFFPTTLMGIKKNGYEGYTPADLTDASKFTDLLKAGHSTKQDTIYEIKIPLAKLGTTKAQLEANGLGVMLITTFGQSAIGSLPYDPATLDNATKPYSADESTSAEKEDWDGFTAKFARVGK; encoded by the coding sequence ATGAGCTCTGCTGATCCCGCTTCGACGACCGACGACGTCGGCCGTTCGAAGCTCACCCGATTCTTGGCGGCGGTGGGCGCGGCCCTCCTCGTCTCGTCGCTCGCGGTCTTCATCGCGCCGGCGCCCAAGGCCGAAGCGGCCGCGCCGGGCCCGAAGGACACGATCGCCGTGCTCTTCTCCTACACGTGGAACGCGATCGCCCGCGAGTGCACGAACACCCTCGGCCCGGCCGGCTACGGCTACGTGCAGACCTCGCCCCCGCAGGAGCACGTCCTCGGCCAGCAGTGGTGGACCTACTACCAGCCCGTCTCGTACAAGCTCGAGTCGCGCATGGGCACCGAGGCCCAGTTCAAGCAGATGATCGACACCTGCAACGCCGCGGGCGTCAAGGTCATCGTCGACGCCGTCATCAACCACATGTCGGGCAAGACCGACGGCGGCACCGGTTGGGCCGGCTCGTCCTTCCAGCACTACAACTACCCGGGCCTCTATTCGTCGAGCGACTTCCACTCGTGCCGCCGCGACATCGCGAGCTACCAGAACCGCCAGGAGGTGCAGGAGTGCAACCTCGTGAACCTCTCCGACCTCAACACGGGCTCCGCCTCGGTGCAGGAGAAGATCGCGGGCTACCTCAACAAGCTCGTCGACCTCGGCGCCGCCGGCTTCCGCTTCGACGCCGTCAAGCACATCTCCAAAGAGGACATGTGGGGCATCTGGAACCGCGTCAAGAACAAGGAATCGCTCTACGTCGTGCAGGAGGTCATCCGCGCGAACGAGCCCATCCAGCCCGAGGAGTACATCGGCATCGGTGACATCCACGAGTTCGCCTACGCGCGGAAGCTCAAGGAGGCCTTCGGCGGTTCGAGCATCAACTGGCTGATCGCCGGCCCCGGCATCGGCTCGACCTGGCAGGGCTTCCTCCAGAACAAGGATGCCGCCGTCTTCGTCGACAACCACGACACCGAGCGCAACCTCGAGACCCTGTCGTACCGCGACGGCGCCTCGTACGACCTCGCCCAGATCTTCACGCTGGCCTGGAACTACGGCTCGCCCTCGATCCACTCGGGCTACACCTTCGGGCACCCGTCGAATGAGACCGAGAAGGACAAGGGACCGATCACCGACGGCTCCGGCAAGGTCATCGACCCCGTGCAGGGCCAGGGCAACTGGACCTTCAAGCACGCTCAGAACAACATCAAGAACATGGTCGGCTTCCGCAACACGACCTACGGCACCGAGATCACCAACAAGTGGGACAACGGCGGCAACGCGATCGCGTTCGGCCGCGGCGCCAAGGGATACGTCGTCATCAACAACGGCAGCGGAGAAGTGAACCGCACGTTCACGACGAGCCTGCCCGACGGCGAGTACTACAACGTGTCCGAGGCCACGAAGAGCGGTTCGACCTGGAGCGGCGCCACCGTCGTCGTCTCCGGCGGCAAGTTCACGGCGACCGTGGGCGGCAAGAAGTCGCTCGCGATCCACGTCGACGCCAAGAAGGGCGGCGTCATCGTCGACCCCGACCCCGTCGACACGCAGGCACCCACCGTGCCGACGAACGTGAAGGCCACGGCCAACGGAACGTCGATCACGGTCTCGTGGACCGCATCGACCGACGACAAGAAGATCGCCGGCTACACGATCGAGCGCACCAACGGCACGACCGTGAAGCAGTTCGAGTCCACCGGAACGGGCACGTCGTTCACCGACACCGGCCTCGCCGCCAACACCGAGTACTCGTACACGGTCAAGGCGTTCGACGGCACGAACCGGTCGGGGGCGTCGAGCAAGGCGACGGCGAAGACGGGAGCCGCTCCCGTGGGCGGCTCGTCGACGATCTACTACTCGACCGAGAAGAACTGGACGAAGTACTACGCCCACTACCAGGTCGGTTCGGGCGCCTGGACGACCGTCCCCGGTAAGGAACTCACCGCAGCCTGCACCGGCTGGGTCAAGGGAGAGATCGATCTCGGCACCGCCACCACGTGGAAGGCAGCCTTCAACAACGGCTCCGGCACGTGGGACAACAACGGCAGCCGCGACTACTCGCTCGCCGCCGGCGTCCAGGCCGTCAAGGGCGGACAGATCAGCACCGTTGACCCCTGCCCCGCTCCCGAGCCCGTCACGCCCAGTGTTCCGACCGGACTCAAGGCGACCGTGACCGACACCACGATCACGGCCAGCTGGACCGCCTCGACCGGCGCGACGAAGTACACGCTCGTCTACGCCGGCCCCACCGGAACCAAGACCGTCACGACGTCCTCGACGAGTGCGACGATCACCGGCCTGACCGCCAAGACCCTGTACGGCCTCAAGGTGCGCGCCGCGAACGACGCCGGAAAGTCCTCGGACTACTCGGCCCGTGTCAACGCGACCACCACGGCATCCGCCACCCTCGAAGCACCCACAGGCCTGAAGGCCACCGTCACCGGCACCTCCATCGCCGTGACATGGAACAAGACCACCGGCGCCTCGAAGTACGTCCTCGTCTACGCTGCCCCCACCGGCACCAAGACGCTCGACGTCACCACGAACAGCGCGAACCTCACGGGGCTTGCGCCGAGCACCCTCTACGGTCTCAAGGTCCGCGCTGCGAACGCCCAGGGTGCATCTTCGCCCTACTCGGTTCGCGTCAACGCGACGACGGGCACCAACGGTGGCACCACCACCACGCCCGCCGTCCCGACCGGACTGAAGGCCACCGTCACCGGCACCACCATCGCCGCGACGTGGAACGCGTCACCCGGAGCCACGAAGTACACGCTCACCTACGCAGCCCCCAACGGCACGAAGACCGTCGATGTGACCACCACGAGTGCGAACCTCACCGGCCTGACCGCCAACACGCTCTACGGTCTCAAGGTCCGCGCCACCAACAGCGCCGGCTCCTCGGCCGACAGCGCACGTGTGAACGCCACCACGGCGGGCACCACGCCGCAGCCGACGACCACGCCGACCCCGACCCCGCAGCCGACCACCCCTCCCGGGCCCGGCACCGCGGTCGGAACCGACCACTCGGTGGCTCTGTACAAGACCAACCCCAACGGTCAGGTCGGCAAGTCGAAGACGATCACCGTCGACGGCAACCCGTCGGACTGGACGGCCGACATGCTGATCGCTCAGGGCGTCGCCAACGACGACCCGCGCATCTTCCGCGGCAGCCACGAAGGACCGGTCTACGACCCCTACTCGCTGTACGGCGCGTGGGACGCGGAGAACCTCTACCTCATGTGGCAGTTCACCAACGTCACCGATGTGGTCGACCCCGCACAGGGCTACCCGATCAGCGACAACGGAAAGCCGGCCAACGGCGACATCCCCCAGGCTCTCGCCTTCGACGTCAACAGCCGCGGTGGCGACGGACTCGAAGACGGAGAGGAGAAGGGCATCTGGGGCATGCGCTACAAGTTCGACAACAAGGAGGTCGATCACCTCGCCCTCTTCTCGAGCAAGCCCGGCGTGGGCCAGCCCGCGCTGTTCTCGCTCAACGCCAACGATGCCTTCGACTACGAGCCGGCGAACGTCGCCGCGTTCAAGGCCTCGGGAATCAGCTTCGCCTACGGCGACGGCTTCTTCCCGACCACCCTCATGGGCATCAAGA